Below is a window of Tolypothrix bouteillei VB521301 DNA.
GTACCTTATTACGACGCGCTGTCCTGGTATTCCCAAAATTTGCTAAATCTTTATTAAGACTAGTTTGCGAATGGAAGAATTGTACTTCTTCAATCGCCTTACTAGAAGAGCGTCTAACAACAAACGCCAAGCATGGTACGAAAGAATACAGGGGTCGAAAATATTAATAAAACTGTTAAGATTTCTACTTTTAAGAGCAACTATAGTCCAGTGTAGTTTTAAGTAACTTTTGATATCTTGAAGAGGCAAAATATCTTGACGGTATTTTTCATCGACTAAAGCATGAATTTTTTCCTTCATTAAAATATTTGTGTCTAACCTAACTTTGAGGGAAATTTTTTGATCGTAACCTCCAGTCCAGACAGTACGATAAGCAAGACATTGATTGAGAAAAATAGCATCCCCATGTTGGGCAATGCGAATCCAAGAATCAATATCATCACAACTCGTTAATTTGACATCCCACCCTCCAGTTTGTAGGAAAGCCTCACGGTTGCAAGCAACTTGAACGGGTGTACCAAAAGGTATAAGTTCTAGCAACATGCCGTAATGAATGTCTGTTTGCGGGACGTAGTAGGCTAGCCCCGGACCGACAACAGGCGTGCGGCTCTTTTCAACTCCGTTTATATCTACCTGAGCCGCAATGCAAGAGCAGATGACTGCGCTTTTTCGCAGTGCGATCGCCCTGACCATTTCTTCCAAACAGTTGGGACTTAAGTAATCGTCATCATCCAAAAACTTAATCCAGTCTCCACTGCTGGCTTTGACTCCAGCGTTGACTGTTGCTGCATGACCTTGATTGACCTCATTGCGATGATAAACAAGGCGTGGTAAATTGTCATGGCATGACAGTTCAGCGCTTAAGCTTTTCATATAATCTTGGGTGCCATCTAGCGAACAGTCATCAGCAACAACCAGCTCGCATGGGAACGTCTGGTTGAGTACGGAGTTAATCGCTCGTTGCAACAACGTTAAACGGTTGTAGGTCGTAATAACGACGCTGAATTTCATAAATCGGATTCTCGCGACGATTGCCCTCTATAGTCCATTTTCCATCTAGCACCGTTATACTTGGTAAGTGCTCCCACTAAAATAACTAGACTGAATGCTAGTTGTCGATTTATTATTGTTGATTGTGAGTTTTTGCACCAAATATGAACGCTCAGCAGATCATCCGCTCTATAGAAGCGGAGCAGCTTAAATCTAATTTGCCCCAAATATTTGTGGGTGACACAGTCAGAGTCGGAGTTAAAATTAAGGAAGGCGACAAGTATCGCGTCCAGCCCTATGAGGGAGTTGTTATTTCCATACGGAATGGTGGGATTAACGAAACTATTACAGTTCGTCGCGTATTCCAGGGTGTAGGCGTCGAACGAGTATTTTTAGTCCATTCCCCACGGATAGACAACATCAAAGTACTGCGTCGTGGGAAAGTTAGGCGTGCTAAGCTTTACTATCTACGCAATCGTGTAGGTAAAGCGACCCGGATCAAGCAACGCTTCGATCGCCCTCTGTAACATCAACAGGCAGGAAACTTTGGGAGAAAGCTCGACAAAAAAGCGGCTTTAGCCGCCATAAAGAGTTCCATCGACCAAAGTTAACTAAACAAGTAGCCAATTTGTGTTATCCTAGTGTAAGCTAGTGATGGTAACTTAATAAGCAACAGCTTGTGCGCTCTTAGTTCAGTTGGTAGAACGCAGGTCTCCAAAACCTGATGTCGGGGGTTCAAGTCCTCCAGGGCGCGCTGTCAGCTAAGACAATGCCCGAAACTAAAGCAGTATCTGCTGGGTTAGCAGTATGACTTATAGATTTCGGGTATAGTTTTTGTGTTTGTAGCAAGTCGCTTCAAACAAGCTGGAGCTGTTACAAAAAAAGTAATAGGCAGCGTGTATGTAATGAACGGGGGAGGAGCGCGATCGTGGCCAAAAAAAATGAAGCAGAAATAGCGGAAACAACCAACTCTTTAGGACTTCCGAGCTTCTTCCAAGGACTCAAGGAAGAATTTGATAAGGTGGTTTGGCCTAGTCGGCAGCAGCTCGTGAGCGAATCAGCCGCTGTTTTGTTAATGATGGCACTGTCCGCATCCCTAATATTTCTAGTAGATAAATTTTTTACTTGGGCAGCACAACAGGTGTTCTGATGACTTATGCAACAGACGGTGAGCGTGATGCAACGCTACAGTCAGACGATACCGCAGATTCAGCGCTAGGCGCTTCCAAAGAAGCTCGCTGGTATGCAGTTCAAGTCGCTTCTGGTTGCGAGAAGCGAGTCAAGACAAATTTAGAGCAGCGCATTCAAACCTTTGATGTAGCTGATAAAATTGTTCAGGTGGAAATCCCACATACACCAGCAGTCAAAATCCGCAAGGATGGTTCTCGCCAGCATACAGAGGAAAAAGTATTTCCCGGTTATGTCCTTGTCAGAATGCTGATGGATGATGACACTTGGCAGGTAGTACGCAACACATCTCACGTGATTAATTTCGTGGGAGCAGAGCAAAAGCGTGGAAGTGGCAAAGGTCGCGGTCACGTAAAGCCTGTACCATTGAGCCATACAGAAGTCGAAAGAATCTTCAAGCAGACCAGCGAGCAGGAAGCAGTTGTCAAAATTGACATGGCTGCAGGTGATAAGATAAAAGTGCTTTCGGGTCCGTTTAAAGACTTTGAAGGTGAGGTGATTGAAGTCAGTCCTGAACGGAGTAAGCTTAAAGCTCTGCTTTCGATTTTTGGGCGGGATACACCAGTAGAATTGGAATTTAATCAGGTAGAGAAACAGAGCTAATCAAACATGGCGAAAAAAGTAGTTGCGGTCATTAAGTTGGCCCTAAATGCTGGGAAAGCCAACCCAGCACCGCCAGTTGGTCCTGCATTGGGTCAGCATGGCGTGAACATTATGATGTTTTGTAAGGAGTACAACGCCAAGACGGCAGAGCAAGTTGGAACGGTCATTCCGGTAGAAATTTCGGTATATGAAGACCGGAGTTTTACCTTCGTTCTCAAGACTCCGCCGGCTTCGGTACTTATTACTAAAGCAGCAAAAATTGAAAGAGGCTCCAGCGAACCAAATAAAAAGAAAGTTGGTTCCATTACAAAAGAACAATTGCGTCAAATTGCCCAAACAAAATTGCCCGACCTCAACGCCAACGATATCGACGCGGCGATGAAAATTATCGAAGGCACTGCCAAAAATATGGGCGTAACAGTCAAAGATTAGTTAGTGGCAAGCCGTTAATAGTTAGTGGGAAAGAAAACAACTAACAACTAGCAACTAGCAACTAACAAACAAATAACAAAAATTATCGGGGGAGAGGCGAATGCTTCGTAAGAAACCCCAGGAGAGCGAAATGGCGAAAAAAGTATCGCGCCGCTTGCAGGCGCTTCTAGAAAAAGTAGAAGACAAAGATTATCAGCCCTTAGACGCATTAGCGCTGCTGAAAGAAACAGCTACAGCAAAGTTTTCGGAAGCAGCAGAAGCACACATCAGATTGGGCATTGACCCCAAATACACCGACCAACAACTGCGGACAACTGTGGTATTGCCCAAAGGAACAGGGCAAACAGTGCGGGTAGCGGTGATTGCCAGAGGTGAAAAAGTTACAGAAGCCAGCAATGCAGGCGCTGACGTTGTCGGTTCGGAAGAACTGATTGACGAAATTCAAAAAGGCAGAATGGACTTTGACAAGCTAATAGCGACACCTGATATAATGCCACAGGTAGCAAAGCTAGGTAAGTTACTCGGTCCTCGCGGTTTGATGCCATCCCCCAAAGGTGGAACAGTTACATTTGACATCGCAAGTGCGATCGGGGAATTTAAAGCAGGTAAACTAGAATTCCGAGCTGACCGTACTGGTATCGTCCATGTTATGTTTGGTAAGGCATCCTTCACACCAGAAGATTTACTGGTAAACTTGAAAGCGTTGCAAGAAACCATCGATCGCAACCGTCCTTCAGGAGCAAAAGGTCGTTACTGGCGAACAATGTACGTATCCGCTACAATGGGACCTTCTATTAAAGTCGATGTCAACGCCCTACGGGATTTGAAACAGGCTGAAGGTGTATAAATGGCTAATGGCTAATGGCTAATGGCTAATGGCTGATGGCTAATAAAAAACTAACGATTAGCAGTTAGCTATTAGCTATTAGCAATTCAAAATTAAATACAGCGACAGCCGGAGACAGCAGGTGCTATTTGCTTAATATCCTGCCGAGGTTTGCGTCTTAAATGCTAAAAGTACATCCTAAAAAGGCTTTATGTACTGTGGTGTAAAGACGATGAAGTAAAGACTTATTGTTAAAAGTGTCTTTACTACAAAACCCCGGCTGCGAGAGCTGGGGTTTATTGTTTTTGTAGCTAATTACTAATAGCTATTCGCTAATGGTAAAAGCACAATTAGCTATTAGCTATTAGCAAAATAAGGAGGTGATTAAGATGCCAAGATCCATAGAAGACAAACACGCTATAGTAGCAGATCTCAAAGAAACTTTGAGTGAGTCGCAACTAGCAATAGTCATTGACTATCAAGGGTTAACAGTTTCAGAAATTACAGACTTACGGAGACGCTTGCGTCCTGCGGGAACTGTCTGTAAGGTAACCAAAAACACTCTCATGGGTATTGCCATTAAAGACCAAGAAAAATGGCAACCACTAGAAGAACTGCTCAAAGGTTCTTCTGCCTTTTTGTTAGTTAAAGAGGATTTCTCTGCAGCAATTAAGGCGTACCAAGATTTCCAGAAAGCCACCAAGAAAACAGAAGTTCGTGGCGGCGTCATGGAAGGTCGCTTGTTGAAAGAGCCTGATATCAAAGCTTTGGGAGATTTGCCATCCAAAGAGCAACTCATGGCACAAATTGCTGGAGCCATCAATGGTTTGGCTACCAAGATTGCTGTTGGCATCAACGAAGTTCCAGGTTCTCTCGCTCGTGCTTTACAAGCTGTCGCTGATAAAGAAAAAGGCGACGGTGAAACTGAAAGTGCTTCTTAGTTAGTAGTTGGTAATTAGTAGAAACGAAATAACTAACAACTAACCATTAATCAATCAACATTACAGGAGTCATAAACAATGTCCGCAGTAACTGATGAAATTTTGGAGAAATTGAAATCACTCACTTTGCTGGAAGCATCTGAGTTAGTCAAGCAAATTGAAGAAGCCTTTGGCGTAAGTGCTGCTGCACCCGCAGGTGGAATGATGATGATGGCTGCACCCGGTACTGGTGCTGCGACTGCTGAAGCAGTAGAAGAGAAGACCGAGTTTGACGTTATTCTGGAAGCAGTTCCTGCTGATAAGAAGATTGCCGTACTTAAAGTTGTACGTGAATTGACCGGTTTGGGTCTGAAAGAAGCAAAAGACTTGGTAGAATCTGCGCCTAAGCCAGTTAAGGAAGCGATCGCTAAAGATGCTGCTGAAGCTGCTAAGAAGCAAATCGAAGAAGCTGGCGGTAAGGTTACTGTTAAGTAATTTTTGATTTGTCAGCTGAGTTCATTACAAAATGACTGACAGGGGATAAGTTCCAAACTATCCATATCAAAGCAGCACCCAAGTTGAAATTCATCATTGGGTGCTGCTTTGTTTTTGTCTGTTTAAGTTTTGGCAAAATGCCCTCAGAATAGAATTCTGGTGATTTCCAATCGTTGGGTTAAAAGGGGTTAGAAAACCGGATTTGGTATAATTTAATCTCTTGACCATTGGTCTAATTTCTTAACGCATTTTTCCCGTTGCCACATTCTCGCTTACCAAAAGCCTTAATAAAATAAAAGCGCCCCCATTTAAGAGGACGCTTTTATTTACTCACAAAAGAGACGATATTTAAACTATGTCTCGAGATTGATGATTAACCGTTGATAGCAGGAGCACTGATAGCAACAGGTGCAACTTCGCCAGCAGCCAAATCGAGAGGGAAGTTGTGAGCGTTGCGCTCGTGCATGACTTCCATACCGAGGTTAGCGCGGTTGAGGATGTCTGCCCAGGTTCCGATAGCGCGACCTTGTGAGTCGATTACGGACTGGTTGAAGTTGAAACCGTTAAGGTTGAACGCCATGGTGCTGATGCCCAATGCGGTGAACCAGATGCCTACCACTGGCCATGCTGCCAAGAAGAAGTGCAATGAACGGGAGTTGTTGAAGGATGCGTATTGGAAGATCAAGCGACCGAAGTAGCCGTGTGCTGCGACGATGTTGTAGGTTTCTTCCTCTTGTCCGAACTTGTAACCGTAGTTCTGTGACTCGGTTTCGGTTGTTTCACGTACCAAGGAAGAGGTGACCAAGGAACCGTGCATTGCACTGAACAAGGAACCACCGAATACACCTGCTACACCTAACTGGTGGAAGGGGTGCATGAGGATGTTGTGCTCTGCTTGGAACACCAACATGAAGTTGAAGGTTCCACTGATTCCCAAAGGCATACCATCGGAGAAAGAACCTTGACCGATGGGGTAGATCAAGAACACTGCGGTTGCGGAAGCCAAAGGAGCAGAGTACGCTACGCAGATCCAAGGACGCATACCCAAGCGGTAGGATAATTCCCACTGACGGCCCAAGTAGCAGAAGCAACCGAGCAAGAAGTGGAAAATCACCAACTGGTATGGACCACCGTTGTAGAGCCACTCATCTAAGGAAGCTGCTTCCCAGATGGGGTAGAAGTGAAGACCAATTGCGTTAGAAGAAGGAACAACCGCACCGGAGATGATGTTGTTGCCATAGATCAAAGAACCTGCAACGGGCTCGCGGATACCATCAATGTCTACAGGAGGAGCAGCGATGAATGCGATGATGAAGCAAATGGTTGCGGAAAGCAGTGTGGGGATCATCAGTACACCGAACCAGCCGACATAAAGGCGGTTTTCGGTGGAGGTGATCCATTCACAGAACCGTTCCCATACGTTTCCGCTTTCGCGACGTTGTACAGTTGTGGTCATAATTTGTTATGAGTGCTTAAATTGCTTAACTAAATGCAACACAGGAATACTTTGATCCTGTATTATTTCGACTGTACATGAATTTACCGAATTTTTACTATTAACGTGTTATTTAATTTTTTTATATATAGAATTAATTTTACTTATGTATGGGATGGTGATGTGATTTTTCAAATACTTTGAGTGATAAAGGATATGCTTATCACTTAAATCTTATGGTGGGCATTGCCTTTCCAACTGAAAATTCACTTCGTTCTCAAACTTGGTCTGGGAACGAGAAAAGAGAGAGTCTTAAATGAGGGATGCCACTCCATTCGCGACTCTGTCTTCTTCTAAGACGGTAAGTCTGTCGAACTCACGTTTAATTAAAAATCAAAGTAAATGTAAGGTAAGCTGCCATCTGGGGCAAGCAGCCAAACTCCATACAGGCATAAAGGGACAAATACAAGCTTGAGAGGCCAGTTGAACTGTAACTTCAAAGTTTGCTTGAAAGCATAGACCACAGTCATGAGGGTAACTAAAACACCCAGCAGAACCATCAGTTGGAACTGACTGATGTTGAGGACTTCTACGTATACCTTTTGAGCAAATTGGCTATCAGCTGGATAACCGAAAAGATGCTGGAAGACGAAAGAGGAATCATTTAAATTCGGCAAGCGGAACCAAATCCATGATGTGAAAACCATCAGTTGGGTGAGCAGCCAAGCCAAAAATGTACCGAGTGGTTTGTGCCAAAAGTTTTCCAAATCCTCATTGCGATCGCTAATTGCATCTGTTAGACGGTGAACAACCAAGGCTAACCCGTGAAATAAACCCCAAACAACGAAACCTAATGCTGCTCCATGCCAAATGCCAGCAATTAACATGATAATCAGTAGATTGACACAAGTCCGATCCAAGCCCTGACGCGAACCTCCCAAAGGGAAGTACAGATAATTTCTCAGCCAGTCTCCCAAAGTCATGTGCCACCGCCGCCAAAAATCAGCAATGCTAGTACTGAAATAGGGGGATTTAAAATTTTCTGGTAAAACCAAACCAAACAGCATCGCACTACCACGGGCGATATCAACATAGCCGCTGAAATCTAAGTACAGTTGTAAGCCGTAAGCCAATGTAGCCAACCATAAATCCAAGCTACCTGCCCGAGGTAAATTACCAAAACAGACATCAACAAAAATTCCCAGGTGATCTGCTAAGATGCGTTTTTTTGCAGCACCTCTAGCAATAAGCCACAATCCTTCTGCAACCAAATCTGGGCTTGGAAAGCGGAGATTTTGAAGTTGGTTGTTTAAAGTATGAAAGCGGGTAATTGGCCCGGAAATGAGTTTTGCAAAGAAAAATTTATAAACTGTAAATTTTAGAAAATCCTTCGTAGCAGGCGCACCACGATAGACATCAACTAAATAAGCAATACATTCAAAGGTGAAAAAAGAAATTCCTAAAGGAGCAATTAATTTAAAAGAGTCAGCAGTAGAATTTGTTGTTGCAGAGTTATGAAATAAGAAATTTAAGCTAGGTTGTAAATACTTAAAGCCAAGTAGTAGCAAAACATTTAAAGCTATCCCAAACCATAAAAGATTTAAACGACGGCGGTTCCAATCCACTTGGGCAAAACGCCAATCTTCATTAGAGAGTTGCCAATCCAAATTATGTTGTCCGGGGGCTGTATTTTCACCAATTTCGCGTCCCAAACGAAAGTTAATATAAATTAATGCAAATAATAAAGGAATGTACTGAACTTGTGCGGGTAACACTGTTGTGCTGGGATTGCCTTCTCCCAAAGAAGCATAAAAGACAACACTAGCAATGAGTAAAGTCCACAATCGTAACTTTTGTTGCCCTACAGACCAATAGATTCCCAGTACACTAAGCAAAAATAGCCCGTATAAAATAGATACTAAATTCATTTTTTTGTTGGTTATTAGTTGTTAGTTGTGATTCTCCTTTGTCTCCCTTGTCCTTCACTGAGTTGGCCAAGGAATCATTGCGTCTTTGGCTAGCTTTTTCGAGACTTCATACGCGCCATAACGGTTGAGATGGCTCGGGTCAGAAAAGAAATTATTGGCTTTGGGCCAAAGTTGGCTTAAATCTCGGTAAATGAAGTTTGGGCGTTCGGCTAAGCTCAACATATAGTTTTGAAACTCTTTCTCATATTTCAATCGCATGGAGTCCAAATACTCAGCAGTCAGAGGCATATTCACAAATACTAGGGAAATGTTATGAGCCTCGGTGAATTCAAGTACCGATCGCAAAGCTGTCTCTTGTTCTCCTTGAAGTCTGAAAGATTTGTAGTCGTTGTCATAACTCCCAAGAACTTTTGGGTGTTTGCTGTAATATTTGTCAGGTTGAAAGCGGATGGACAAAGGTAAGAAGCCATCAAAATCAACTGCTTGCTGTAAATTCTCTTCCGTAGATTCCCCCCGTTCAAAATTAGTGCTATTTGATACTGTATTGGGGTTTAATACTGCTAAAGAGTTGAGTTGTTGGCTTAAGAGTTGTTTGAGCCGATCTCGTTTTTGATAGCTCGCAGAGAAATTGCCCATTCCTTGATTGAGCCACTCATCAACAGCTTTGTAGCCAAGACTACTGTCTTTTTTAACTACCTTTGTTGTTTCTTGCAGCTCGGTCATTTTATTGTCACCATTCTTGGTATGTGCTTTTTCTAACACTTGCTGGTAACCGGGGGATGCTGCAATTGTGTTAAAAGTTATATCTTCCCGACCGCTGTTAAAAGCACGGGAACCATCAGCCCAAAGAATCAGCTTTGGCAGTTGCGATCGCTCGAGAACTTGACGAAGGATAAAATCAACAACTTGTGCCGTAGCACCATTAATCCCAAAATTGAACACATCAACGCCCGAGTAACCTTCGTTCTTTAAAGCTCGAGAAAGAGCTTCTGGATCTATCCCCCTAAGAGCACGGGAAGAGCCAATAATCAACACATCAGGTGGGCTACCTCTTTTTTGCAAACGATGTTTGTAAAGTACGAGTTGTTCGTCCAACTGACGGGCATTAAAACTGGGCATTTGCGAGCGTGCTGCCAAAAGAATAGCAGTTGCATTTGCCCTTTGTTTGATAGGTGTATTTTCTGGGCTTGTGTCTTGGTCATCGTTATTCGGTTGAATAAAGCCCGACGAATTAAAACCGTCATTTTTACGCGAAGGCTTTTCTTTAGAAGTGTTGGTAAAAAAAATTGAACTCTCACCCTGCTCGTTACCACTGTTCTTGGAAACCTTAGATCTAGCAGGTGCAACACTTGCAACTGTCGGGGTTGGTTGTATGTTGCGAGCAATAATTCTACCCAATACCCAATCAGATTGTAATGTCAGAATTAAGCCAAGTGCTCCCCAAACTAAAGCCACCCGGATTCCTTGGGAATCGATTGATTCTTCTGAAAACTGGTCTTTGTCAGCAAATAAATGTGTTTTAATGAGGAACTTTCTGACAGAAGTACTCCAGTCGCGTGCGACTTCTGCAACAAAAGTGTGAACTTCCTCTGGTGTTAAATCGGGGCGCAGAACTGGTTCGCTATCTGTAGCCGGAAGCAGTTCGCCAATATACGCCGAAGTCGCAGCAAATTCTGGAGTTGCTTCCGGTACTAGGCGTTGGCGTTCCTCAAAATCAACACCATAGTTCCAGAAAGGTTCCTTGTTGCCAGCCCGACGACCGTAAATCCGTATTCCTACAAGATCGGGAATTTTTAGCTGACGCACAAATTGAGCAATTTTACTTGCGACTTGTTTGCGTGCGGGACAAACGGGAGCATCGCACATAACGTGTAACAAATCTTCTTTACGCCGCAGGAGTACCCGGAGACCACCCGTTTTAAGACGCAAATCTAAGTTAGGATTTAGCAGACGCTCGAGTAAGAAGATAAGCGCGGGTTCATCTCCTGCAGTTGCCAACTCTAAAGCTGATGCTGCAAAATTTGGATTCTCATTAGCGGGTAAAGTAGACCAATCGACCCAAACAGGTTTGTTATCTGCGGCTGTTTTGCGTCCGTATATAGCAGCCGCCACAATACCTTGAGGGGCTATTTCTTGCAAAAGAGGTTTGATTTTTTCCAAGCACAATGCCTGTTCTGGTATGGCAGCAGTGCCTAACGGGTCGAAAGCTGGGGTGCAGAAAATATGCAACGTCGTTTCTTTGAGAGTAGCTTTTACAGCAACTTTTAACTCTGCCAAAATCTCATTGAGCAGCATCGAAATTGCCTGTATATCCCCCCAACGCGCCCATTCTCGCAGCATCACCTCTGATGGGGTTAAATCTACCCGTAACAGCCAATCTAAGGCAGGTTCACCACTAACTCGCGAGGCAATCACAGCATCTTTGTAGCCAGAAAGCTTTAGATGCCTTAATTTCTGGGCTATTGGTTCGCCAATTAAAGAGGGATCGGGGCTGTAACTCGACTCGCAGAATATCCACAAGCGGCTTTCTTTCTGCTCGGTTTGTCCCGTTACCTTCTGCTCAATTACCTTAACCTCTACGGACACCCCAAAAGCACTCATGGTTTCACTCAGGTAACGCGCAATGGCATCTGGATGTCCTTGGCGTGCCAAACTTTCGTTAGAAACAATCAGCGCTCCACCTAGATTGAATGCTGGTGTTTTAAGACCGCATTTTTCAGCGTCTTGTAACAGCGATTGATGCACCTGTTCGAGATGCCGGTCCAATTGGTTGAGATGTACCCTGTGACACCATTCGGGTTTTTTTTCCCCTTTTCTACGCCCGTAGACGAGAACTTGGTAAATAGCGGGTTGCTCTGCACTTGTCAGGACGTCCAAATCTGTTTGCTGTAGTGCTGTTAGCAAGTCAGACAGAGTTTGCCACTTTTGAGGGCATTCTGGACCTTCACAGAGAATGTGCAGGTCATTTCCTCGCAATCGGATTTTTACCCCGAAAGTGCTAATCCCTGTTGCTTGGCTAACCCATTGCAATAAGGATTGCTGGCTAACTGGTAAGAGTTTTTTCATCTAAAAACCTCCGGGAGCGGAGAAACCATGTGTCTTTAAATCGCTTTGGTCGCTTGTTTCTGATAAACTGGCCACTGATTTAGTACCCAAGTCCCAATTTTTAATTGCGAATCCCTTGTAAACTAGAACCATAGAAGCACAATATGTAACTTTTTTTAACACTTCTGTTACCTTCTTTTCTTAGAAAATCGGCAAAGATAGTCTTGTCAGGTTAGGGCAGATGAGCCACTGTGGTGGTGAGGCAACGCGATCTTGAGGGTTTCCCCCATGAGCGATTGCCCTGTATGGTTCCACAGGCTACAGTAAGTGGTGGCAGAAAGGAAAAATTCCATTTCGGAAGAAAAACGATATCTTTGGGGTTTGCTTGTTCAATCGTCCTTTTACCACGCTAGTTACTTTAATGGAGGTTCCCTCCGCAACGCACTAGATCCTCTGCCCCCGTACTTCTGCCTTCTTTATATTGATTTTTTCGTTTCATTGCTTTTATCCTCTTTACAGGAAGAAATACCAATGCCACCCATAACTTCTAAACCTTCTGAAACTGGATTAGACTTATTTTTGTTTACCATCCCTCAGTATGCCCTCTTACAAGTTGGTACAGCGTCTATACTACTGCTGTTACTAGCTTCAAAAACCACCGTAGAAACCCTGTATGCGATCGCTGAAGCTAGTGAAGAATTGTTTCGAGGCGATCGCCTTCCCATTCTTAACTTTCCAGAGGTGAACGACACAAACAAAAGTTAAAAAATATACATTTTTTGTAAAAAATTCTGTGGCAAACTCCATGACTATAAATGACCAAATTCGATAAATATTAGAGATATTATTTTCCTTAACCCACTAAAGGTATGAGTTTCCTTTTATACTCTTATTCGTCTCAGGATGTGAATATCTACCCCGCCTCTGAAATGTTTCTACGCCATCGCCTCCAAATTGTAGAGGAGTTGTGGGAGTCGGTTCTCAGACAAGAATGCGGTCAAAAGATGGTGGACTTATTACGACAGCTACGAGATTTGTGTTCTCCAGAAGGACAAGCAATAGATAACCAAGCCTCCTCTGTATCTAAGTTAATCGAGCAACTCAATATCAATGAAGCAATTCGGGCGGCTCGTGCCTTTGCGTTGTATTTTCAGCTGATTAATATCATAGAGCAGGATTACGAACAAAGACAGCAACTCAGTCGCTATGAGGTAGCCACAGAAACAAAAACTCAGGAAACTCTACCAAATTTTATTTATTCCTCAAATCAAGAAGAAGCTGAAGCACCATTGAACAGTGGATTGGGAGCAGACCTCCTTACAAAAAGCTGGCAGGCAACTTCCCAAGGAAAACAGAAAGGCACTTTTACAACTTTGTTTCCCCAGCTATTTCAGCTCAATGTACCGCCGCAGCAAATTCAACGTCTGATAGCACAGTTAGATGTGCAGTTAGTGTTTACGGCTCATCCAACAGAAATAGTTCGTCATACAATTCGCGACAAACAACGCCGAGTTGTACAGCTTTTACAACAACTTGATACCGTAGAAAAGCGCTCTTTTAACGAGCAGCACATAGCCGGGAATCCCCCAGGGACTTCCTTCGGTCAAGATGCTCCAAAACTATGCTTGAAGGCGGGCGGATATCCTTGGGAAGTAGAGGAATTACAAGCCCAATTGCTTGAGGAAATTCGCTTGTGGTGGCGAACCGACGAACTTCATCAGTTTAAACCCTCGGTGCTAGATGAAGTAGACTATGCCTTGCATTACTTCCAAGAAGTCATTTTTGACGCAATTCCCCACCTATACAAGCGGTTTAAATACGCTTTGGCTAATACATTTCCATGGTTAGAACCACCAAACAGAAACTTTTGTCGCTTTGGCTCTTGGGTGGGAGGCGATCGCGATGGAAATCCTTCGGTGACGCCGGAAATAACTTGGCAAACAGCTTGTTACCAAAGAAATATCGTTTTAGAAAGATATATCAAATCCATCAAGCAGTTG
It encodes the following:
- the psbA gene encoding photosystem II q(b) protein — encoded protein: MTTTVQRRESGNVWERFCEWITSTENRLYVGWFGVLMIPTLLSATICFIIAFIAAPPVDIDGIREPVAGSLIYGNNIISGAVVPSSNAIGLHFYPIWEAASLDEWLYNGGPYQLVIFHFLLGCFCYLGRQWELSYRLGMRPWICVAYSAPLASATAVFLIYPIGQGSFSDGMPLGISGTFNFMLVFQAEHNILMHPFHQLGVAGVFGGSLFSAMHGSLVTSSLVRETTETESQNYGYKFGQEEETYNIVAAHGYFGRLIFQYASFNNSRSLHFFLAAWPVVGIWFTALGISTMAFNLNGFNFNQSVIDSQGRAIGTWADILNRANLGMEVMHERNAHNFPLDLAAGEVAPVAISAPAING
- a CDS encoding MBOAT family O-acyltransferase; this translates as MNLVSILYGLFLLSVLGIYWSVGQQKLRLWTLLIASVVFYASLGEGNPSTTVLPAQVQYIPLLFALIYINFRLGREIGENTAPGQHNLDWQLSNEDWRFAQVDWNRRRLNLLWFGIALNVLLLLGFKYLQPSLNFLFHNSATTNSTADSFKLIAPLGISFFTFECIAYLVDVYRGAPATKDFLKFTVYKFFFAKLISGPITRFHTLNNQLQNLRFPSPDLVAEGLWLIARGAAKKRILADHLGIFVDVCFGNLPRAGSLDLWLATLAYGLQLYLDFSGYVDIARGSAMLFGLVLPENFKSPYFSTSIADFWRRWHMTLGDWLRNYLYFPLGGSRQGLDRTCVNLLIIMLIAGIWHGAALGFVVWGLFHGLALVVHRLTDAISDRNEDLENFWHKPLGTFLAWLLTQLMVFTSWIWFRLPNLNDSSFVFQHLFGYPADSQFAQKVYVEVLNISQFQLMVLLGVLVTLMTVVYAFKQTLKLQFNWPLKLVFVPLCLYGVWLLAPDGSLPYIYFDF
- a CDS encoding DUF1574 family protein, with the translated sequence MKKLLPVSQQSLLQWVSQATGISTFGVKIRLRGNDLHILCEGPECPQKWQTLSDLLTALQQTDLDVLTSAEQPAIYQVLVYGRRKGEKKPEWCHRVHLNQLDRHLEQVHQSLLQDAEKCGLKTPAFNLGGALIVSNESLARQGHPDAIARYLSETMSAFGVSVEVKVIEQKVTGQTEQKESRLWIFCESSYSPDPSLIGEPIAQKLRHLKLSGYKDAVIASRVSGEPALDWLLRVDLTPSEVMLREWARWGDIQAISMLLNEILAELKVAVKATLKETTLHIFCTPAFDPLGTAAIPEQALCLEKIKPLLQEIAPQGIVAAAIYGRKTAADNKPVWVDWSTLPANENPNFAASALELATAGDEPALIFLLERLLNPNLDLRLKTGGLRVLLRRKEDLLHVMCDAPVCPARKQVASKIAQFVRQLKIPDLVGIRIYGRRAGNKEPFWNYGVDFEERQRLVPEATPEFAATSAYIGELLPATDSEPVLRPDLTPEEVHTFVAEVARDWSTSVRKFLIKTHLFADKDQFSEESIDSQGIRVALVWGALGLILTLQSDWVLGRIIARNIQPTPTVASVAPARSKVSKNSGNEQGESSIFFTNTSKEKPSRKNDGFNSSGFIQPNNDDQDTSPENTPIKQRANATAILLAARSQMPSFNARQLDEQLVLYKHRLQKRGSPPDVLIIGSSRALRGIDPEALSRALKNEGYSGVDVFNFGINGATAQVVDFILRQVLERSQLPKLILWADGSRAFNSGREDITFNTIAASPGYQQVLEKAHTKNGDNKMTELQETTKVVKKDSSLGYKAVDEWLNQGMGNFSASYQKRDRLKQLLSQQLNSLAVLNPNTVSNSTNFERGESTEENLQQAVDFDGFLPLSIRFQPDKYYSKHPKVLGSYDNDYKSFRLQGEQETALRSVLEFTEAHNISLVFVNMPLTAEYLDSMRLKYEKEFQNYMLSLAERPNFIYRDLSQLWPKANNFFSDPSHLNRYGAYEVSKKLAKDAMIPWPTQ